Proteins encoded together in one Vanessa tameamea isolate UH-Manoa-2023 chromosome 28, ilVanTame1 primary haplotype, whole genome shotgun sequence window:
- the LOC135194215 gene encoding uncharacterized protein LOC135194215, which translates to MSTFAFLLLCVQACLVQNVYSQYIGGPFGCGCEAGLAGPFGYGRGFGIDGFGYEAGLIGPAGYGVGLAAPCGAAYGGAGVGDVAVAGEMGVAGNTLVAGQVPILGAVEFGGIVPAAGAVSIAGSCGCGCGGGYIYFSSITTACLSRTPGQNHLIHLNHLIKLVGENIFASMKSVCFSVDVTTTAAAAAATSDGDSSSSWHDASELDGTEDRHLTSDQGVTSDAHLTSYSYITDTGTSVGSTIWSTVTSGANETGFIAETIDAKASAVAKGSSQTGFTSTSKRTTDVVYLNQASLDAEEEESEEKPVRIHLKHCQVYIQSVNMFKAVLLVCAQALLIQSIAGQCIGAGWGAAPYGLAGPLAGGCGCGVAAIPASSGGGLGVSSASPIPPNGVSVLSENAIEGNLAVAGALPFLGTVGLEGVLPTAGAGAVNYGCGNGAVAIVEELAPAGPAGPLGYGLGPYGAIDGIGYPGYGYGIGGAGPYRGGCGCGALI; encoded by the exons AATGTATACAGCCAGTACATCGGTGGTCCTTTTGGATGTGGATGTGAAGCCGGTCTGGCTGGACCCTTTGGCTACGGCCGAGGCTTTGGCATCGATGGTTTCGGCTATGAAGCCGGTCTCATTGGTCCCGCTGGTTACGGAGTGGGCCTTGCTGCCCCATGCGGTGCTGCCTACGGAGGTGCCGGTGTCGGTGATGTAGCTGTAGCTGGTGAGATGGGCGTCGCTGGTAACACCCTGGTCGCTGGTCAAGTGCCGATCCTCGGTGCCGTCGAGTTCGGAGGCATCGTGCCAGCTGCTGGAGCTGTCTCCATCGCTGGTAGCTGCGGCTGCGGCTGCGGTGGTGGTTACATCTACT TTTCATCCATAACAACGGCCTGCTTAAGTAGAACTCCAGGACAAAATCATCTCATTCATCTCAATCATCTCATTAAATTAGTGGGAG aaAACATTTTCGCGTCGATGAAGTCAGTATGTTTCTCAGTAGATGTAACCACCACCGCAGCCGCAGCCGCAGCTACCAGCGATGGAGACAGCTCCAGCAGCTGGCACGATGCCTCCGAACTCGACGGCACCGAGGATCGGCACTTGACCAGCGACCAGGGTGTTACCAGCGACGCCCATCTCACCAGCTACAGCTACATCACCGACACCGGCACCTCCGTAGGCAGCACCATATGGAGCACCGTAACCAGCGGGGCCAATGAGACCGGCTTCATAGCCGAAACCATCGATGCCAAAGCCTCGGCCGTAGCCAAGGGGTCCAGCCAGACCGGCTTCACATCCACATCCAAGAGGACCACCGAT GTTGTTTACCTGAACCAAGCAAGCCTGGACGCAGAGGAGGAGGAAAGCGAAG AAAAACCGGTGCGTATTCATCTGAAACATTGTCAAGTTTACATTCAATCGGTCAACATGTTCAAGGCTGTACTTTTGGTCTGCGCTCAGGCGCTCTTGATCCAG tCTATCGCTGGACAGTGCATCGGAGCTGGATGGGGCGCTGCTCCCTACGGTCTCGCCGGTCCTCTTGCCGGTGGTTGTGGTTGCGGAGTTGCTGCTATCCCTGCCTCTAGCGGTGGTGGTCTCGGTGTGTCAAGCGCTTCTCCTATCCCACCAAACGGAGTGTCGGTGCTCTCAGAAAACGCTATTGAAGGAAATCTCGCAGTCGCCGGTGCTTTACCTTTCTTGGGAACCGTTGGTCTGGAAGGTGTTCTGCCAACTGCTGGTGCTGGTGCTGTCAACTACGGATGTGGCAACGGAGCCGTCGCGATTGTGGAGGAACTCGCTCCTGCTGGCCCTGCTGGCCCACTCGGCTACGGCCTTGGTCCTTACGGTGCCATTGACGGTATCGGCTACCCTGGTTACGGCTACGGCATCGGTGGTGCTGGTCCTTACCGCGGTGGTTGCGGTTGTGGTGCCCTCAtctaa
- the LOC135194255 gene encoding chorion class A protein L11-like, which translates to MSTFAFLLLCVQACLVQNVYSQYIGGPLGCGCEAGLAGPLGYGRGFGIDGFGYEAGLIGPAGYGAPYGAAYGGAGVGDVAVAGEMGVAGNTLVAGQVPILGAVEFGGIVPAAGAVSIAGSCGCGCGGGYIY; encoded by the exons ATGTCTACCTTCGCTTTCCTCCTCCTCTGCGTCCAGGCTTGCTTGGTTCAG aatGTATACAGCCAGTACATCGGTGGTCCTCTTGGATGTGGATGTGAAGCCGGTCTGGCTGGACCCCTTGGCTACGGCCGAGGCTTTGGCATCGATGGTTTCGGCTATGAAGCCGGTCTCATTGGCCCCGCTGGTTACGGTGCTCCATATGGTGCTGCCTACGGAGGTGCCGGTGTCGGTGATGTAGCTGTAGCTGGTGAGATGGGCGTCGCTGGTAACACCCTGGTCGCTGGTCAAGTGCCGATCCTCGGTGCCGTCGAGTTCGGAGGCATCGTGCCAGCTGCTGGAGCTGTCTCCATCGCTGGTAGCTGCGGCTGCGGCTGCGGTGGTGGTTACATCTACTGA